The Bacteroidota bacterium genome includes the window TCAAGGTGTGGCCGATATCGATGCGCTCCGGAGTGCTCTGTTTGCCTCGGACGAAGGTTTCCTTCCTCCCAGCTCGGGCGAAGGTTTCCTTCCTCCAGGTTCAAGCAAAGATGAAGGAAACCTTCAGCGATGACGATCACCGGTACCCACATTAACTATTATTTTGTTTGTCAAAGGAAGCTCTGGCTCTTCTCGCGCGGTCTGCAGATGGAGCAAACGTCGGACACGGTGCTGCTCGGCAGGCTCATTGATGAATCGAGCTTCGAGCGGAAGGACAAGAGCATCGACATCGACGGCGCCATTGTGATAGATTGGATCGACGGAAAATCGGGCATCATCCACGAGGTCAAGAAATCCGACAGCATGGAGGAAGCACATACGTGGCAAGTGTTATACTATCTGTGGTATCTGAAGCAAAAAGGAGTCACGGGCATCAAGGGCGAAATCGACTATCCTAAGTTGAAACAAAAAGTCGAGGTGACGTTGACACCGGAGAAGGAAACCGAACTCGCAGCAACGCTGGAGAACATCCGGACGATCTTGAAGCAGAACGAGATACCCGATCGTATCAACAAGCGTTTCTGCAAAACGTGCAGCTACTTTGACCTCTGCTGGGTGTCAACATGAATGTCGTGGTGTCGTTGCATCTCAGGAGAAGGGAAAATATATTGGATACAATCGTATCCATATGGCTACGTTTGTATCCAATAGAATGAAGGGAAATATCAATGGTTGTGCATCATCCCTTGGATGACCTGTTGTTATCGTGGACGCACATCGCGGTGGTGCGTCCGCTCCAGCATGCGAAGCAAGGCCTGACGGGGAGGGAAATTGCGCGTCTTGCGGGGATCCACCATCGCACGTGCCTCGACGCACTTACGGCTCTCGAATCGCTTGCCGTTGTGCAACGGCTACGTGGCGGCAGGGATCATCTCTTCTCTCTTAACGGGGAGCATGTGCTTGTCCAGACGGTGTTGCTTCCCCTCCTGGCGGCAGAGCGCGGTTTTCAGAAAGACTTGTTTCGGCAAGTGGCAACGGCGTGCCGGAAACACTGCGTGAGTGTGATTGTTTTTGGAAGCGTGGCGCGCCATGAGGAAACCGTCGAAAGCGATCTGGATGTATGCCTCGTTGTGGAAAACAACCGCAAGAGCATTGAGGCACAAGAGCGCCTCTCTGCAATCGCCCCGCAACTTCATCGCCGGTTTGGCGTCAAGCTTGCCCCTTTTATTGTTACGCGGAGCGAATTTGTCCGAAGGGCGGGTAAGAAACTCCCCCCCG containing:
- the cas4 gene encoding CRISPR-associated protein Cas4 codes for the protein MTITGTHINYYFVCQRKLWLFSRGLQMEQTSDTVLLGRLIDESSFERKDKSIDIDGAIVIDWIDGKSGIIHEVKKSDSMEEAHTWQVLYYLWYLKQKGVTGIKGEIDYPKLKQKVEVTLTPEKETELAATLENIRTILKQNEIPDRINKRFCKTCSYFDLCWVST
- a CDS encoding nucleotidyltransferase domain-containing protein produces the protein MVVHHPLDDLLLSWTHIAVVRPLQHAKQGLTGREIARLAGIHHRTCLDALTALESLAVVQRLRGGRDHLFSLNGEHVLVQTVLLPLLAAERGFQKDLFRQVATACRKHCVSVIVFGSVARHEETVESDLDVCLVVENNRKSIEAQERLSAIAPQLHRRFGVKLAPFIVTRSEFVRRAGKKLPPVRDILQEGVVIAGASLMEVLGGKK